The DNA region CTCGTTCACCGGCCGTCGTGTACCACTCTCTCTCCGCCGCTTCCTCAGCCAATCCACCGGCAACGACCTCTACGACCCGCCGTTTACCCCATCACCAAAACCGCACAAAGCAAACAATgaaaagaagcagaagaacaacaacaaaaacaacagcAACTTCAACAATGGAGCTCCGAATATCAAACCTGACCCGAATCTTCCATTGAAATCGGACCTTCCATTCGACTTCAGGTACTCTTACTCAGAGACAGACCCCAATGCGACACCCATCAGCTTCCGCGAATCGCCCAAGTTCTCGCCGTTCGGACCGGGACGGCTTGACCGGAAATGGACCGGGACTTCGGCTCCGGTTGGTAAGGAAGTGGACCGGGTTAGGTTGGAAGAGGAGCGGAGCCGGGTGCTCGGAGCACCgcttgaggaggaggaggtggcggAGCTTGTTGAACGCTACCGTCATAGTGACTGTGCTAGGCAAATTAATTTGGGTACCTATTCATCTCTCAACTGTTTTTTCTGTGTTTATTTGTCATGATAAAGGGTAGAAACTAAGAAAGTGTTTAACTTTGGAAAATAATTGAAATGGGTACATTGTGTAAATGCTTGAAGTAGGGGAGAAAAAGTTCTATCTTGGTCACCATTGATTGAGGAATGGCCATTGTTGTTGACTGCTTACATGCATTATAAGTACCTTGTTTTTCACCATTGTTGCTGGTACTCATATCAGTTTATATTTTTTCCACTTAAGTTGGGAATTTTACTTGTTTTTTATTGAGGTGATTGAACATATCCTTTATTTATTTGATTGATTTAGCTCATGTGAAGTGAGGGTTATGCTTTAGGTGGGAAAATGTAGAGTTTGTAATTATTGATTCGAAATTCAATAGATGAAACTTGTGATAAAATGTATGTACTTATAGAACAACTTATGAAGTTATATGGGTCAAGCACGTGTGAAAATGCATTTGGAGGagccttttttttatttgatgagTTCTTATGGGTGTCTGAAGGCAAGTAGCTAATGATCTTTATGCTGTGGTAGGGAAGGGGGGAGTAACTCACAACATGTTGGATGACATCCATAACCATTGGAAGAAGGCTGAGGCTGTGAGGATTAAGTGCTTGGGTGTGCCAACTCTTGACATGGACAATGTTTGCTTCCACCTTGAGGTCAGCATTGTTGTTTTACACTTTTGTTCATTCCAATCTAGACTTTCAGAATGCCTTTTGATTTTTCCCCTGATGTGTGTGTTGTTGTGTCTACAGGACAAATCTGGCGGGAAAATTATCTACCGCAACATTAATATACTGCTCATTTACAGGGGACGGAATTATGATCCCAAGAACCGTCCAGTTATTCCTGTTATGCTGTGGAAGCCTTATGCACCGATATACCCTAAGCTTGTGAGAATGTAATTGAAGGCTTGACGCACGAGGAAACAAAAGAATTGAGAAATAAGGGATTGAATGCAGATCCTCTGATGAAACTCAGTAAGTGCATATGTGGTAGTAGAGACTTACAAAAAGTAACTGTTTTGTCatgatcaattttaaaatagTATTGGATTGGTAAGTATGCTTAAGTTTGGTTTCCATGTTCAGCTAGAAATGGTGTTTATgtgaatgtggtggagagggtGAGGGAAGCTTTCAATACTGAGGAGGTTGTGAGACTGGACTGCACTCATGTGGGTATGAGCGACTGCAAAATGATCGGAGTGAAGCTAAGGGTATGTTTGTagaattataaaatttaatgttTCCATTCTTTAAGTTGAATTAAAATGTGTACATGGTGCTTAAGTATTTAATGTTGTCCTTATTAGTGCAGGATTTAGTACCATGTGTCCCTATCTTGTTCAAGGATGAGCAGATAATCATCTGGAGAGGAAATTTAAGTCAAGAACAACCTTCAGATGCATAAGGGAGTATTTAAATTAGAGGGTCTACAATGTGAATGAGGAAATGTTAGTTAGGTAAAGTTGACATTTTGATTCAGTCTATATATTCAACATCCTTGAGTCCCTGACCATGTAAGTGTTCAAAGTTCCCGTTTTCCTTTATATGGAAAAATTCAAGGATACTTGTCTAAGTTGTGGATCACACACGTTAATGCAAAGGCTAGAGACTCATGCTACCTGAGACAGCATGGTAGTTATTCAAAAGGTTTCATGAAGAAAGGAGCAGCTATGGAGATGAGAAGCGGGATCACAAACGCGGGTGAGGATGAGAAGGGGACTCAGGTGCTCAACAAATTAGGGGTTTGCGACATGGGTCACGTTTAGGAAGCGGGTCAAACCAGCGTCACATGGACAGAGCTTAATTGCATTATCGCTTTTAAGGTGTCATTATGTGATTTTAATCGCGTATAAGGTCAGATTTAGCCAGAAAAGGAATATGCCATATATTTTGATTGCCCAGGTGCATAGTAATCGCATAATTGTAGGACTAAGGTGCTATGAACTGATTTTAATCGCGTGTAAGGTCAGATTTAGCCAGAAAAGGAATATGCAATAGATTTTAATCGCCTAGGTGCACTGTAATCGCATAATCGTAGGACTAAGATGCTATTATGCGATTTTAATCACATGTAAGGTCAGATTTAACCAGAAAATGAATATGCGATAGATTTTAATTGCCTAGGTGCATTGTAATCGCATAATTCCAGGATTAAGGGATTAAAATCGAGATTTTGACTACCATgcttcagaagaaaaaaattgcAACATCTTCACATTCAAAACTAAGTGGTCTAGAGGCCTTACCAAGAAAAAAGCTCCAAGTGTGCTGCCAAACACAAATAGAATCCCTCCAAGCCCCTTTAGAAATATGATAGTTGCAACAAAATGCTGTTCCTGTATTTAATACCATTTTGAAAGGGAATTAGAACCAAAAAAATGAAACCCATTCAGCAAAAGTGTAGTGAGAAAAAGTTGGCCTTACATCAATATCTGGTAGCCCTACCCCCAATTTGGAGGACAAATTTTTCTTTAGAACAGTGAGCTTGGGAATCAACTCCTTAGCAATGGGTCCACCATTGGCATCAAATTCAACATaccttgcaagttgcaacatAATTTCTTTATCAATTCAAAAGTACTAAAATTGCTATCATAAAATTACCTCACTGTAACAGCTTTGTATTATAAGCGATTATGACACATAAAGCATTACATTAGTAAACCAAGATTACTCAAGGTACGAAACATTTGATTtgctaattttatttttgaacaaGTTACATCACACCCACCCAGGTGAAACAAATCATGATCCGCTGGTGTGCCTCAAGGAAAGTTGCAAAACCAAATAACACTAGACTAAGTATCAGTAACAAGTCAATACTAGTGTTTGGTATTGGGGTCAGAAAGGAATTGGAGCTGAGATTCAGAGATAGATGAGGAATTTGTCAAATCAATATTAGTTGCAGGAGAATGAGATGAAGGAGCAATGGTTCTGGTAATTAAATGTTCATTTGAGTTCAGGCTCAGTTCAGAGTAAATGAAATTTAGCTGGTTTTCATTACTTGATATATTTACAATATGTACCTGATGATACTTATGAAAAAATAAGATGGATATATAGATCTATCAGCTTCTAGTATTTACCTAATCAAACTTCAAAATCCTCCATGAATTGAAGGATGTAACTTAAAAggaataaacaacataaacatTATATCATATATGACCAACTCAAGATTTCAAAGGGCACTGGCTTTTGCTAATATTCAAGACCACTCAAAAATCTTATCCACTATCATGCTATGCTAGGATGcttatgataatttaataatCTGCAATAACATCATGTCATCATCTACATTCTAGCACTAGCCTAAGATCAACCTTATTCTAAGAATCCAATATGTCCTAAAATCTGAAAAAGTAACACTTTCACATTCAAAACGCCAAAGCAAAGCAAGGGAATGAAAACCCAGATCCCAAAATCGAAAACGAAGAGGAAAGTGAAGTCCTTTCTAAGAATCTGAATGGCACagaaaagaggaaaaagaagttgataGATCTATAAAAAGAGGACTTACATCTGCCATGCGGAGAGGATGAAGAGGGAAGCAAAGAGGAGACGACCCAGAAAGGAAGCGAAGCCCATTTGTCTCCCTTTTGCAGAGGTGAAGAGAGAGTGAAGCTCGAGAGACAAGAACAGGGAGACCCAGACAGACAGACTGAGAGCGAGAAAAAATGAGTCGAGGAAAACTAAgtgttagagagagagagactgtGATTACGCATgtcaattagttttttttaatataaaagaaaaacatttaATTTTCCCTTCAAATGATTATGATTGAGATATTAGTACTGatagaaaaataattgaaataataacaataaactatttttttcggcacatcggaaaattaaagaCACACTAGAAACTGCAACACATCCAAGACCTTGAGCAGGATGGGCTGAACTTCAAAACACGGGTCTTGCCACACTTGCAGTCCTCCGCAGGTCGACAGAGCACCAAACTTTGCATACCTAGACCATTGCACTCGCGAGGGATTAAGCGCAGCTGCAGCACCCAATCTCGAAGAAGAAAGCTTCGAACCACTGCAATGGTTGGGCAAAACCAATCACCATCCATGTCCTCCAAAGCATCTAAAACCTGAGCACAAACCGTCTCCACCACCACACGCCTAAACCCCGCATCCCAAGCAACATGAAGGCTATCCCGTATCGCATAAAGTTCAACGAGAAAAACAATAAACTATTTTGAAAGCGAACTCTAATAAGAGCAATTCTCtcatataacaaaaaaaaactccatTACTACttattcagatttttttttattatattcataataaaaaattattttagcatctacttatttatttaattgTACTATTGTAATTTTTATACAATATTAAAAATATCGTAAAAAAACTGATCCAATACCCTTGGGAATTACGTATTAGTTGTTCACTTCATTCCCTTGATCATCGCTtcagggaattagatttcccaccccctgttttagatttcccaccccatttaaaagtggggaaaaaccaatattgcccctccgtgttttagtccgaaacttcaaccttcggatcagtacgaaacttcatccttcggattagtatgaaacttcaacttccggacacctctgacagattctaccacctttttcagcaccattactccatagcttcacctacctcaccaccattatggcctgcataaactcctcaaccaccccccatttatggctgaacacactgtttggattggtcctcgtgttattaccaactttgatttaacatacataacagaagattgataatatgattcatgtttgtaatgttgtaaccatgtctgtaaccatattattagcaagaatattttccttcagtattgtaacgaggtctgtttgtcccatattattgtcactgcattttcacgtttctgtctttgtgacagtatctggtttgaaagatccgaatcttgaagtttcatattaatccggTTTTTCAACTCTCGGACGTCTAAAAAAGGGGGgtggtaaatttaattatgaagcagtccgaaacttatagtcctggattgatccgaaacttaaagtcctggattgatccgaaacttaaagtcctggatagattcgaaacttaaagtcctggataACTCTTACCAAGCAGCAGAATGCAGTAAGTTAAgaccaaaccaaaaggcatattcatcaattacaatctcaaccaccaccacaattaCAAACCAAACATTTCAACCCAACAATTCGTTAGGCAAGTCCTCCAAGACGGTCACGACACCGatcatgttattttaactgtaaCTAAAGAATCCGAACTTTTAACTCTCGGACTAGTCCAGAACATCAACCTCTGGACTGGTATGGAGGTTTAAGTCCCGGAGGGTAGTCccgacatttttttaaaaaggctagggtggcaattctaaaacagggggtgggaaatctaattcccatcGCTTCATGATCATCTCTCGAGTGTGAGACTCTCTTCCTGTCACTCTATTTTGTATGTTAAAGGTTATTCCTTTCGTTCTTTGATGATTTGTTCTGTCACTTGTGCGcatttcagaccattgggtgtCCATTTTCAGCTGTTAATTTTGTGAGGATCGTTTTGATTTGGGGTAGAAAGATGAGGAATTTTCCAGGGACACCCGGCACTTTTCTTGGGTTGTTTCTTCGGATGGCACAGTTCACTTTTGCTGCTGGGTCTGTTGCTTCCATGATTACCACAACTAGGTTCTTTAATTTGACTGCTTTTTGGTAATTTCTCAATCATATTATATTCATTCATATATTATCTTAGCAAATTGTTTGTGATTGATTCACCTTCATATCTTGATTCTATATACATTTAAGTGAAATTAAATTACCCTCTTTTACCACATTTTCTATAACATTTGTAACAATCTGTTGACATCTAGTCCTGTGCTTGAAGCAAATTGTTCGTAACTTCAACCATTAATATATCTATTTCCTCTGTTAAATGGTTCACTTCTTCCACCTTAGAGGGTATGGTAGTACCTTTTGAGTCAACCAGGAAGATTCTACCATACAGAGATTTGAATGGTGTCGTTTTGGAAGATATATTGTTACTGGCATTGAACCCAAATTCTGCCCAAGTTAAGAGGTCATTTATTCATTTCAGACCCCAATCCCATGAGACATCTCAGATAGTTTTCTAATCAATGATTTAGAACCTCCGTCTGACCATTCAGTTTGAGATGATTGGTTGTGGTATAATTCAATCTTCTACCTGCCTGTTTGATCTTTGATGAATTTCAAGCTCCTCTTTGTCCTCCTATTATTGGAAGCCATTGATGAAATGCTTCCCCCCTCCTGTTCTTGCTGAAACTTTGGTTTGTATAGAACCCTCAACTCTTCCCCATACAGCATTACAGGCATTAGCTACTGGCCGATTCTTCTCTTCAACCTTCTTGATCATTGTAGTCAATTTTTTCGGTTTATACAATTGAACCTCTAAAGCTACTTCCTCCTTTAACCCTTTCAAGAACACATCTAAACAGTAATCTA from Lotus japonicus ecotype B-129 chromosome 2, LjGifu_v1.2 includes:
- the LOC130739624 gene encoding LOW QUALITY PROTEIN: CRS2-associated factor 2, mitochondrial-like (The sequence of the model RefSeq protein was modified relative to this genomic sequence to represent the inferred CDS: inserted 1 base in 1 codon) → MSPPCQQRANYHKIHLIYITEIIFIKLTKFIEQYNRMQNHLFSFTGRRVPLSLRRFLSQSTGNDLYDPPFTPSPKPHKANNEKKQKNNNKNNSNFNNGAPNIKPDPNLPLKSDLPFDFRYSYSETDPNATPISFRESPKFSPFGPGRLDRKWTGTSAPVGKEVDRVRLEEERSRVLGAPLEEEEVAELVERYRHSDCARQINLGKGGVTHNMLDDIHNHWKKAEAVRIKCLGVPTLDMDNVCFHLEDKSGGKIIYRNINILLIYRGRNYDPKNRPVIPVMLWKPYAPIYPKLVXNVIEGLTHEETKELRNKGLNADPLMKLTRNGVYVNVVERVREAFNTEEVVRLDCTHVGMSDCKMIGVKLRDLVPCVPILFKDEQIIIWRGNLSQEQPSDA
- the LOC130739627 gene encoding uncharacterized protein LOC130739627 isoform X1, which codes for MGFASFLGRLLFASLFILSAWQMYVEFDANGGPIAKELIPKLTVLKKNLSSKLGVGLPDIDEQHFVATIIFLKGLGGILFVFGSTLGAFFLVPSVRVQHGDTKVAQIGGEFRAHVTLFQSNTQFM
- the LOC130739627 gene encoding uncharacterized protein LOC130739627 isoform X2 produces the protein MGFASFLGRLLFASLFILSAWQMYVEFDANGGPIAKELIPKLTVLKKNLSSKLGVGLPDIDEQHFVATIIFLKGLGGILFVFGSTLGAFFLGGGGFRMCILD